A region of Streptomyces sp. WMMC500 DNA encodes the following proteins:
- a CDS encoding aldo/keto reductase, with protein sequence MRNRTMGRLGWQVSEIGYGMWGIGGGPGGFTGWDYDVAPDCLDLAVELGCTFFDTAWVYGRGVSEQLLAALLKRHPERRLYTATKVPPRNREWPPGKDDTLDDVFPPDHVREYVHRSLENLGTDSIDLLQFHVWEDSWAGDERWQQVVADLKAEGVIEGFGISVNRWEPENCMRALDTGLVDVVQVIYNVFDQAPEDELFERAQRDGIGIIARVPFDEGGLTGALTRETTFPEDDWRAVYFGPDNLGPTVDRAEALKKVLPEGMTLPELALRFILHHPAVSTVIPGMRKPAHVRANLAVSDAPPLDPGLLTELRRHRWDRRPTAWSM encoded by the coding sequence GTGCGAAATCGGACCATGGGCCGGCTCGGCTGGCAGGTCAGCGAGATCGGCTACGGAATGTGGGGCATCGGCGGCGGCCCCGGCGGCTTCACCGGCTGGGACTACGACGTCGCGCCCGACTGCCTGGACCTGGCGGTGGAGCTGGGCTGCACCTTCTTCGACACCGCCTGGGTCTACGGCAGAGGGGTCAGCGAGCAGTTGCTCGCGGCGCTGCTCAAGCGCCACCCGGAGCGGCGGCTCTACACCGCGACGAAGGTGCCGCCGCGCAACCGCGAGTGGCCGCCGGGCAAGGACGACACCCTCGACGACGTCTTCCCGCCGGACCACGTGCGCGAGTACGTGCACCGCAGCCTGGAGAACCTCGGCACCGACAGCATCGACCTGCTGCAGTTCCACGTGTGGGAGGACTCCTGGGCCGGGGACGAGCGCTGGCAGCAGGTCGTCGCCGACCTCAAGGCGGAGGGCGTGATCGAGGGTTTCGGCATCAGCGTCAACCGGTGGGAGCCGGAGAACTGCATGCGGGCCCTCGACACCGGCCTCGTCGACGTCGTCCAGGTGATCTACAACGTCTTCGACCAGGCGCCGGAGGACGAGCTGTTCGAGCGCGCGCAGCGCGACGGCATCGGCATCATCGCCCGCGTGCCCTTCGACGAGGGCGGGCTGACCGGTGCGCTCACCCGGGAGACGACGTTCCCCGAAGACGACTGGCGCGCGGTCTACTTCGGTCCCGACAACCTGGGTCCGACCGTCGACCGGGCGGAGGCGCTGAAGAAGGTGCTCCCCGAGGGCATGACGCTGCCCGAACTCGCGCTGCGCTTCATCCTCCACCACCCGGCCGTGAGCACGGTCATCCCCGGCATGCGGAAACCCGCCCACGTACGCGCCAACCTCGCGGTCTCCGACGCCCCGCCGCTCGACCCCGGGCTGCTGACCGAGCTGCGGCGGCACCGGTGGGACCGGCGGCCCACGGCCTGGTCGATGTGA
- a CDS encoding sulfotransferase family protein — MSGDGGAGARAGVIALWAHPRSVSTAFLRMMAERGDVTVVHEPLVLLTDHGEVAVPGPGGGTTTVRSYAELLAHLAELGATERVFFKDTLEYHYAHLFAHPESIAGFRHTFIVREPAATIASHHTVKPEFACREVGYEHQWALFELAWKTTGVRPVVVTAERLLADPAGTVAAYCAATGLPFLPSALTWAPGELPQWRQNRRWHLDASASSGFAAPRARYAATVEDDARLRAYYDHHLPYYQRLVEHAL, encoded by the coding sequence GTGAGCGGGGACGGCGGCGCGGGAGCGCGGGCGGGCGTCATCGCCCTGTGGGCGCACCCGCGCTCGGTGTCCACCGCCTTTCTGCGCATGATGGCCGAACGCGGCGACGTCACCGTGGTGCACGAGCCGCTGGTGCTGCTCACCGACCACGGCGAGGTGGCGGTGCCGGGCCCCGGCGGCGGCACGACCACCGTGCGCTCGTACGCCGAGCTGCTCGCCCATCTGGCCGAACTCGGCGCGACGGAACGGGTGTTCTTCAAGGACACGCTGGAGTACCACTACGCCCACCTCTTCGCGCACCCCGAGTCGATCGCCGGCTTCCGGCACACGTTCATCGTCCGCGAGCCCGCGGCGACCATCGCCTCGCACCACACCGTCAAGCCGGAGTTCGCCTGCCGCGAGGTCGGCTACGAGCACCAGTGGGCACTGTTCGAGCTGGCGTGGAAGACGACCGGCGTCCGGCCCGTGGTCGTCACCGCCGAGCGACTGCTCGCCGACCCGGCCGGCACGGTCGCGGCGTACTGCGCGGCGACCGGCCTGCCGTTCCTGCCCTCCGCGCTGACCTGGGCGCCCGGGGAGCTTCCCCAGTGGCGGCAGAACCGCCGCTGGCATCTGGACGCCAGCGCCAGCTCCGGCTTCGCCGCCCCGCGGGCCCGGTACGCGGCCACCGTCGAGGACGACGCGCGGCTGCGCGCGTACTACGACCACCACCTCCCCTACTACCAGCGGCTCGTCGAACACGCGCTCTGA
- a CDS encoding family 3 encapsulin nanocompartment shell protein has product MPATEIRTATPGEQFARAFRTDPAAEVRFDFTLSDAFQPTADRPRLTVRNLFRKVRVDADALVSWFESRPSRSASGAAGERLREADFRFDTAAYGVAPIAGWVQIPERLVDEPAALASFVDRRLMVRLGTAENRALTVGLLSHPDLAPLPYSGSYTQGVLAAFDEIEQTGGTGHAMIVNPRDYYGELVGAGNLLTDLAREKVMICRNRHVAPGHAIVGDFAMAARLLEAGHSVIKVAEPPPGTFAAPGTSVCAEVYEGVALQLPTHFYHVVPGGADD; this is encoded by the coding sequence ATGCCCGCGACCGAGATCCGTACCGCCACCCCCGGCGAGCAGTTCGCCCGCGCCTTCCGCACCGACCCGGCGGCGGAGGTCCGCTTCGACTTCACGCTCAGCGACGCCTTCCAGCCGACCGCGGACCGCCCCCGGCTGACCGTGCGCAACCTCTTCCGCAAGGTGCGCGTGGACGCCGACGCGCTCGTCTCCTGGTTCGAGTCCCGGCCCAGCCGGTCCGCGTCCGGCGCGGCGGGCGAGCGGCTGCGGGAGGCGGACTTCCGTTTCGACACGGCGGCGTACGGCGTCGCGCCCATCGCCGGCTGGGTCCAGATCCCGGAGCGCCTCGTGGACGAGCCGGCGGCGCTGGCGTCGTTCGTCGACCGCCGGCTGATGGTGCGCCTCGGCACGGCGGAGAACCGCGCGCTCACCGTCGGCCTGCTCAGCCACCCGGACCTGGCGCCGCTGCCGTACTCCGGCTCGTACACGCAGGGTGTGCTGGCCGCCTTCGACGAGATCGAGCAGACCGGCGGCACCGGACACGCGATGATCGTCAACCCCCGCGACTACTACGGCGAGCTGGTCGGCGCCGGCAACCTGCTGACCGACCTGGCCCGGGAAAAGGTGATGATCTGCCGCAACCGGCACGTGGCACCCGGCCACGCGATCGTCGGCGACTTCGCCATGGCGGCGCGGCTGCTGGAGGCAGGCCACTCCGTGATCAAGGTGGCGGAGCCGCCGCCCGGCACCTTCGCCGCACCGGGCACCTCGGTGTGCGCCGAGGTCTACGAGGGCGTGGCCCTGCAACTCCCGACGCACTTCTACCACGTGGTCCCGGGAGGGGCGGATGACTGA
- a CDS encoding MFS transporter, whose product MTEQRWARTFSGLVAALLCTFTAVGMVIPVIPKLVTDELDGSAFEVGITFTVSGVVALLVRPYAGQLAQRTGCRRVMLFGAVLIVAAAGLYALPFGLPGLYAARVLLGLGEAMLFMAGSLWTVSLAPQDRRAQIVGFYGLAMWSGFALGPVLGELVYRAGSFGAVWVTVAVLPAVAFCVILGLTDRVERGAPVSRKLLPRSAVLPGLSLACGSFGYAMVAGFAALAMTDRGVAHGSVVVSAFGVAYVTVRVVAGRIPDRVGALPVVVFSASVEAVGMVLIAFASDLWLATLGALIAGGGFTLLYPALALITIDAAPESERGAALGAVTSFFDVAIGLAGLIGGALAEVSYTMTFLLAAGAVLGSLYAGTAAARGSRARDPAAA is encoded by the coding sequence ATGACTGAACAACGGTGGGCGCGGACCTTCTCGGGTCTGGTCGCCGCGCTGCTCTGCACGTTCACCGCCGTCGGCATGGTGATCCCCGTGATCCCCAAGCTGGTCACGGACGAACTGGACGGCTCGGCCTTCGAGGTGGGCATCACCTTCACCGTCTCCGGCGTGGTGGCGCTGCTGGTGCGCCCGTACGCGGGGCAGCTCGCCCAGCGCACCGGCTGCCGCCGCGTGATGCTGTTCGGCGCGGTGCTCATCGTGGCCGCCGCCGGCCTGTACGCGCTGCCGTTCGGCCTGCCCGGGCTGTACGCGGCGCGGGTCCTGCTGGGCCTCGGCGAGGCGATGCTCTTCATGGCCGGATCGCTGTGGACGGTGTCACTGGCCCCGCAGGACCGGCGGGCGCAGATCGTCGGCTTCTACGGGCTGGCCATGTGGAGCGGCTTCGCCCTCGGCCCCGTGCTGGGCGAACTGGTCTACCGGGCGGGGTCGTTCGGCGCGGTGTGGGTGACGGTCGCCGTCCTGCCGGCAGTCGCGTTCTGCGTGATCCTCGGGCTCACCGACCGGGTGGAGCGGGGCGCCCCGGTCTCCCGCAAGCTGCTGCCGCGCTCGGCCGTTCTGCCGGGGCTGTCGCTGGCCTGCGGCTCCTTCGGCTACGCCATGGTGGCGGGCTTCGCGGCGCTGGCGATGACGGACCGCGGCGTGGCCCACGGGTCCGTCGTCGTCAGCGCGTTCGGCGTCGCGTACGTGACCGTGCGGGTGGTGGCGGGCCGGATCCCCGACCGGGTCGGCGCGCTGCCGGTGGTGGTGTTCTCGGCGTCGGTGGAGGCGGTGGGCATGGTGCTGATCGCCTTCGCCTCCGACCTGTGGCTGGCCACGCTGGGCGCGCTGATCGCCGGCGGCGGCTTCACGCTGCTCTATCCCGCGCTCGCGCTCATCACCATCGACGCCGCGCCGGAGTCCGAACGCGGCGCCGCGCTGGGCGCCGTGACGTCGTTCTTCGACGTGGCCATCGGCCTGGCCGGGCTGATCGGCGGCGCGCTGGCGGAGGTCAGCTACACGATGACGTTCCTGCTCGCGGCCGGTGCCGTGCTGGGTTCGCTGTACGCGGGCACGGCCGCGGCCCGGGGCTCGCGAGCCCGGGACCCGGCGGCGGCCTGA
- a CDS encoding (5-formylfuran-3-yl)methyl phosphate synthase: protein MLLLISPDGVEEALDCAKAAQYLDIVDVKKPDEGSLGANFPWVIREIRDAVPADKPVSATVGDVPYKPGTVAQAALGAVVSGATYIKVGLYGCTTPDQGIEVMRAVVRAVKDHRADALVVASGYADAHRIGCVNPLAVPDIAARSGADATMLDTAVKDGTRLFDHVPPDVCAEFVRLAHASGRLAALAGSVTQSDLGPLTRIGTDIVGVRGAVCEGGDRTTGRIKPHLVAAFRAEMDRHAPERTVGVSAVH, encoded by the coding sequence GTGCTGCTTCTCATCTCCCCGGACGGTGTCGAGGAGGCTCTCGACTGTGCGAAGGCGGCGCAGTACCTCGACATCGTCGACGTCAAGAAGCCTGATGAGGGCTCTCTCGGCGCGAACTTCCCCTGGGTCATCCGCGAGATCCGCGACGCGGTCCCGGCGGACAAGCCGGTGTCCGCAACCGTGGGGGATGTCCCGTACAAGCCCGGCACGGTGGCCCAGGCTGCGCTCGGCGCGGTCGTCTCGGGGGCCACGTACATCAAGGTCGGCCTCTATGGATGCACGACCCCTGATCAGGGCATCGAGGTCATGCGCGCGGTCGTCCGGGCGGTGAAGGATCACCGCGCGGACGCGCTCGTCGTTGCCTCGGGCTACGCCGACGCCCACCGGATCGGCTGCGTCAATCCGCTCGCCGTGCCCGACATCGCCGCCCGGTCCGGCGCCGACGCGACCATGCTCGACACCGCCGTCAAGGACGGGACGCGGTTGTTCGACCACGTTCCACCGGACGTCTGTGCGGAGTTCGTCCGGCTGGCTCACGCCTCCGGTCGGCTCGCGGCCCTCGCGGGCAGTGTCACGCAGTCCGACCTCGGTCCGCTGACCCGCATCGGTACGGACATCGTGGGCGTGCGGGGAGCGGTCTGTGAGGGCGGTGACCGCACTACCGGAAGGATCAAACCGCATCTGGTGGCCGCCTTCCGGGCGGAGATGGACCGGCACGCCCCAGAGCGCACCGTCGGCGTCTCCGCCGTGCACTGA
- a CDS encoding aldehyde dehydrogenase family protein → MPTSEAERVPGYPAVRFAVVDPATGEAFDEAPDQQPDELDAVVARAHRAWHGWRADPVARTAALHAAADAVEGAGDDLARLLTREQGKPLAESYAEVARTAARLRYFADLAPRTRRIADGRPVRSEIRWRPLGPVAAIVPWNFPLQLAAAKFAPALAAGNTVVLKPSPFTPLATRLLGSVLATVLPEDVLTVVTGREPLGARLASHPGIRHVTFTGSVSTGRAVAEAAAASLARVTLELGGNDAAVLLDDVEVDRIADRLFWAAFRNCGQVCMAVKRVYAPTRLHAEVVEALAQRAKTVAVGAGLDADTRLGPVNNAPHLARIEQVTQQALGDGARAAAGGHRLDGAGYFFAPTILTDVPPGSPVVTGEQFGPVLPVLPYRSLDEAVDAANSTGFGLGGSVWGTDLDRAEAVAERLECGTAWVNHHAELSLAQPFAGVKDSGVGVAGGPWGLYGNLRPFVVHRPQKG, encoded by the coding sequence ATGCCGACCTCTGAGGCCGAGCGCGTCCCCGGATACCCGGCCGTACGTTTCGCCGTCGTCGACCCGGCCACCGGGGAAGCCTTCGACGAGGCTCCCGATCAGCAGCCGGACGAGTTGGATGCCGTGGTCGCGCGGGCCCACCGGGCCTGGCACGGGTGGCGGGCCGACCCCGTCGCACGCACCGCTGCGTTGCACGCGGCGGCCGACGCAGTGGAGGGGGCCGGCGACGACCTCGCCCGGTTGCTCACCCGGGAACAGGGCAAGCCCCTGGCCGAGTCGTACGCGGAGGTCGCCCGTACGGCGGCCCGCCTGCGCTACTTCGCCGACCTCGCCCCCAGAACCCGGCGGATCGCCGACGGCCGGCCGGTGCGCAGCGAGATCCGCTGGCGACCGCTCGGGCCCGTCGCCGCGATCGTGCCGTGGAACTTTCCCCTCCAGCTCGCGGCGGCGAAGTTCGCGCCCGCGCTGGCGGCGGGCAACACCGTGGTCCTCAAACCGTCCCCGTTCACCCCTTTGGCCACCCGGCTGCTCGGTTCCGTCCTCGCCACCGTCCTGCCCGAGGACGTCCTGACCGTCGTCACCGGCCGCGAACCCCTCGGTGCCCGTCTCGCGTCCCATCCGGGCATCCGCCACGTCACCTTCACCGGTTCGGTGTCCACCGGGCGGGCGGTCGCCGAAGCGGCGGCGGCCTCGCTCGCCCGGGTCACCTTGGAGCTGGGGGGCAATGACGCTGCCGTCCTGCTGGACGACGTCGAGGTGGACCGGATCGCGGACCGGCTGTTCTGGGCGGCGTTTCGCAACTGCGGGCAGGTCTGCATGGCGGTCAAACGCGTCTACGCCCCGACCCGGCTGCACGCCGAGGTCGTCGAAGCCCTCGCCCAGCGCGCGAAGACCGTCGCCGTCGGGGCCGGCCTCGACGCGGACACCCGGCTGGGCCCTGTCAACAACGCCCCGCATCTGGCCCGAATCGAGCAGGTCACACAGCAGGCCCTGGGGGACGGTGCCCGGGCGGCGGCGGGCGGCCACCGGCTGGACGGCGCGGGGTACTTCTTCGCTCCCACGATCCTCACCGACGTGCCGCCCGGCAGTCCGGTGGTGACCGGGGAACAGTTCGGACCGGTTCTGCCGGTACTGCCGTACCGGAGCCTCGACGAAGCCGTGGATGCGGCCAACAGCACCGGCTTCGGACTGGGTGGCTCCGTATGGGGCACCGATCTCGACCGGGCCGAGGCGGTGGCCGAGCGGCTTGAATGCGGCACAGCCTGGGTCAACCATCATGCCGAACTGTCCCTCGCCCAGCCCTTCGCAGGTGTCAAGGACAGCGGGGTCGGCGTCGCGGGCGGGCCGTGGGGGCTGTACGGCAACCTCCGGCCGTTCGTCGTCCACCGCCCGCAGAAGGGGTGA
- a CDS encoding NAD(P)-dependent alcohol dehydrogenase produces the protein MRFQAAVLRSYEDPFTVEEVVLRTEPAVGEILVEIAGTGMCRTDLAVRRSAGRSPVPAILGHEGAGVVVRTGSGPDAAIGVGDHVVLSFDSCGRCRTCRGAAPAYCDSFASLNLFGGRKEEPPRLTDATGKALAPRWFGQSSFAQYALVPARNAVRVDPALPLQLLGPLGCGCLTGAGAVLNTFGAGPGDTLVVFGAGAVGLTAVMAATAAGVLTVAVDRCPERLASAERFGATPLTAASPDLPERIRRLTDGGAQYALDTTASPTLINKALQALRPTGSLGLVARLHKPMALEPGTLDRGRSIRHICEGDAVPGVLIPRLIGLWQAGRFPFDELIRIYPLAGINEAERDCDAGRVVKPVLLPERTNR, from the coding sequence ATGCGGTTCCAGGCAGCCGTACTGCGCTCGTACGAGGACCCGTTCACCGTCGAGGAGGTTGTTCTGCGGACAGAGCCCGCCGTCGGCGAGATCCTGGTCGAGATCGCGGGCACCGGGATGTGCCGGACCGATCTCGCGGTCCGGCGATCCGCCGGCCGGAGCCCCGTGCCGGCCATCCTCGGCCATGAGGGCGCCGGGGTCGTGGTGCGGACGGGGAGTGGTCCGGACGCCGCGATCGGCGTCGGTGACCACGTCGTGCTGAGCTTCGACTCCTGCGGACGCTGCCGGACCTGCCGCGGCGCGGCCCCGGCCTACTGCGACTCCTTCGCTTCCCTCAACCTCTTCGGGGGGCGCAAGGAGGAACCGCCGCGGCTCACCGACGCGACGGGTAAAGCACTGGCACCCCGGTGGTTCGGGCAGTCCTCGTTCGCCCAGTACGCCCTCGTTCCGGCTCGTAACGCCGTACGGGTCGACCCCGCACTGCCGCTCCAACTGCTCGGGCCCCTCGGTTGCGGTTGCCTCACCGGCGCCGGAGCCGTCCTGAACACCTTCGGCGCAGGTCCCGGCGACACCCTCGTGGTCTTCGGCGCGGGAGCGGTGGGCCTGACCGCGGTGATGGCGGCCACCGCCGCAGGTGTGCTGACCGTGGCCGTCGACCGGTGTCCTGAGAGGCTCGCTTCGGCCGAGCGGTTCGGCGCGACCCCCCTGACCGCCGCCTCACCCGACCTGCCCGAACGGATCCGGCGACTGACCGACGGCGGCGCCCAGTACGCGCTGGACACCACGGCCTCACCCACGCTCATCAACAAGGCGCTCCAGGCCCTGCGTCCCACCGGCAGCCTCGGCCTGGTGGCACGCCTCCACAAACCAATGGCGCTCGAACCGGGCACGCTCGACCGTGGCCGCAGCATTCGTCACATCTGCGAAGGGGACGCTGTACCCGGAGTACTGATACCCCGACTCATCGGACTGTGGCAGGCAGGACGCTTCCCTTTCGACGAGCTGATCCGTATCTACCCGCTGGCCGGCATCAACGAGGCCGAGCGCGACTGCGACGCGGGCCGTGTCGTCAAACCCGTCCTGCTCCCGGAGAGAACAAACCGATGA
- a CDS encoding class I SAM-dependent methyltransferase: MAGTTPQHTDVEGVHGGVGLTALLVAAARAIETHRHDSLAQDTFAEHFVRAAPACADWPVRIEQVPDGDDNPLWGRFARYFGLRTRVLDDFLLRSVGANAPQVVLLGAGLDTRAFRLDLPSGCVIFEIDRAGVLAFKHRVLTDLSAAPKVKRVPVPVDLCEGWAGALTTAGFDPAAPSVWLAEGLLFYLPGPAETYLIDTVDRLTAAGSALAFEAKLEKDLQAYRDSPIYTATREQIGIDLLHLFDKGPRPDSAGDLTVRGWSTSTHTPFDYSRRHGRGPLPEPNDALEGNRWVFAHKPSP; the protein is encoded by the coding sequence ATGGCAGGCACAACGCCCCAGCACACAGACGTGGAAGGCGTGCACGGAGGTGTGGGCCTTACCGCTCTCCTGGTCGCCGCGGCACGGGCCATCGAGACCCACCGCCACGACAGCCTGGCCCAGGACACCTTCGCGGAACACTTCGTGCGCGCGGCCCCTGCCTGCGCGGACTGGCCGGTGCGCATCGAGCAGGTTCCGGACGGGGACGACAACCCGCTGTGGGGGCGGTTCGCCCGCTACTTCGGCCTGCGGACGAGGGTGCTTGACGACTTCCTCCTCCGGTCGGTCGGTGCGAACGCCCCCCAAGTGGTCCTGCTGGGAGCGGGGCTGGACACCCGCGCCTTCCGGCTGGATCTGCCGTCCGGCTGCGTCATCTTCGAGATCGACAGGGCGGGCGTGCTGGCCTTCAAGCACCGAGTGCTCACGGACCTGTCGGCTGCCCCGAAGGTGAAGCGCGTCCCCGTACCGGTCGACTTGTGCGAGGGCTGGGCCGGCGCGCTGACCACCGCCGGCTTCGACCCGGCCGCACCGAGCGTCTGGCTGGCCGAAGGACTCCTCTTCTACCTGCCTGGCCCCGCCGAGACGTACCTCATCGACACAGTGGACAGGCTGACCGCCGCAGGCAGCGCGCTGGCCTTCGAGGCAAAGCTGGAGAAGGACCTACAGGCGTACCGCGACAGCCCCATCTACACGGCGACGCGAGAACAGATCGGCATCGACCTGCTCCACCTCTTCGACAAGGGGCCACGACCCGACTCGGCGGGCGACCTGACGGTCAGGGGCTGGTCCACCTCAACGCACACACCCTTCGACTACAGCCGCCGGCACGGACGCGGCCCCCTTCCCGAGCCCAACGATGCGCTGGAGGGAAACCGGTGGGTGTTCGCGCACAAGCCCTCGCCGTAA
- a CDS encoding EF-hand domain-containing protein, with the protein MRDEAAKRVELVFSLFDANSNGVIDSDDFDLMTGRVLEAAARSDDGAKSAIRAAFRRYWTTLATELDANGDGVITVDEFRPFVLDPERFGPTIAEFAQALSALGDPDGDGLIERPLFVSLMRAIGFEEPNIHALFDAFGPDAEDRITPATWDAGIKDYYAPDMAGIPGDRLVTGRAA; encoded by the coding sequence ATGCGAGACGAGGCCGCCAAGCGGGTCGAGCTGGTCTTCTCCCTCTTCGACGCCAACAGCAACGGAGTCATCGACTCCGACGACTTCGACCTGATGACGGGCCGTGTTCTGGAGGCGGCGGCCCGTTCGGACGACGGCGCCAAGTCCGCCATCCGGGCCGCGTTCCGCCGCTACTGGACGACGCTGGCCACTGAACTGGACGCCAACGGCGACGGTGTGATCACCGTGGACGAGTTCCGTCCGTTCGTGCTCGACCCCGAGCGTTTCGGTCCCACGATCGCCGAGTTCGCCCAGGCCCTCTCCGCACTCGGTGACCCCGACGGGGACGGCCTGATCGAGCGCCCCCTCTTCGTCTCGCTGATGAGGGCGATCGGCTTCGAGGAGCCGAACATCCACGCCCTCTTCGACGCCTTCGGTCCCGACGCCGAGGACCGCATCACCCCGGCTACGTGGGACGCCGGCATCAAGGACTACTACGCGCCGGACATGGCCGGAATCCCGGGCGACCGGCTGGTGACCGGCCGGGCCGCCTGA
- a CDS encoding extracellular solute-binding protein, producing MRSLDYAAVLPLLSNVEVVASTIVAVGTLIAGAVALTRAIRSNQRTVRAKGLKIGWQVDSGPDSSGALVLNESTATFQKLVLTVTCGARLRTARKDIAVLKAGGEHLWPSDDVHRSARASPSPADASTRHHGTPHDVQITFRDGKGYWSLNEERLDRVRSLVVWAERTRARTLARYFGSSSPFRRTYAVSVRVESFDRTEALEEALTRLVATGRPPRGYHVPDVVAGPHDWIGRVVQEGSVLEPPFSPAGLARISPVAVEALTSQEQLYAIPYVFDSVALIRNNALAGSGPMPTTFDETVRAGDAAVEAKGIEDGAGVALQVGSPDPAGNAGDPYHMWPLFSSCGGTFFGLRGTPPEAGGADRFEDISAWRENFVNAFVRLSELGTGPGGSGALNPDIGRAEALPLFLEGRAPFLVCSSRALASIKDRRMDVSVAAVPPLGDRQAVSMVSVYGFYIYRDAPNVPAARDLVTSYLSQPDAGEDLNKLQQLVPVQEEAMGTVAARDAVLRPYIAQCDDGQVMPSWPEMRAAWQLLGHTEYQVLAGEGDPRAVAGEAAEAGWELLREARGSE from the coding sequence ATGCGGTCACTTGACTACGCGGCGGTGTTGCCGTTACTGAGTAACGTCGAAGTCGTTGCCTCCACCATCGTCGCCGTCGGTACCTTGATCGCAGGAGCAGTCGCTCTCACGCGCGCCATCCGTTCCAACCAGCGGACGGTGCGGGCGAAAGGCCTCAAGATCGGCTGGCAGGTCGATTCAGGCCCCGACTCGTCAGGTGCCCTCGTCCTCAACGAATCCACGGCCACGTTCCAGAAGTTGGTCCTCACTGTCACCTGTGGCGCACGCCTCCGTACGGCCCGCAAGGACATCGCCGTCCTCAAGGCGGGCGGCGAGCATCTGTGGCCGAGCGACGACGTCCACCGGTCGGCGAGGGCCAGTCCGTCTCCCGCGGATGCCTCGACCAGGCACCACGGCACACCGCACGACGTACAGATCACCTTCCGGGACGGCAAAGGCTACTGGTCCCTCAACGAAGAGCGGCTCGACCGGGTGCGGTCGCTGGTGGTCTGGGCGGAGCGGACCCGGGCTCGCACTCTGGCGAGGTACTTCGGGTCTTCCAGTCCTTTCCGCAGAACGTACGCGGTCTCCGTCAGGGTGGAGTCGTTCGACCGCACCGAGGCGCTGGAAGAAGCGCTCACCAGACTCGTCGCGACCGGCCGCCCACCACGCGGCTACCACGTTCCGGATGTGGTGGCCGGGCCGCATGACTGGATCGGGCGCGTCGTACAGGAAGGCTCGGTACTTGAGCCGCCCTTCAGCCCCGCGGGGCTGGCTCGGATCTCCCCCGTCGCTGTGGAAGCGCTCACCAGCCAGGAACAGCTCTACGCGATACCGTACGTCTTCGACAGCGTGGCTCTGATCCGCAACAACGCGCTTGCGGGCAGCGGTCCGATGCCGACGACGTTCGACGAGACCGTCCGCGCCGGTGACGCGGCCGTCGAAGCCAAGGGAATCGAGGACGGCGCAGGAGTCGCGCTCCAGGTCGGCTCCCCTGATCCAGCGGGCAATGCCGGCGACCCATACCACATGTGGCCACTGTTCTCCAGTTGCGGCGGGACGTTCTTCGGCCTGCGCGGGACTCCCCCCGAAGCGGGCGGCGCCGACAGGTTCGAGGACATCTCAGCGTGGCGCGAGAACTTCGTGAACGCGTTCGTCCGGCTGAGCGAGCTTGGCACCGGCCCGGGCGGGAGCGGCGCGCTGAACCCGGACATCGGCCGCGCGGAAGCATTACCGCTCTTCCTGGAGGGCCGCGCCCCGTTTCTGGTCTGCTCGTCACGGGCCCTCGCCTCGATCAAGGACCGGCGCATGGACGTGAGCGTCGCCGCCGTACCTCCGCTGGGTGACAGGCAAGCAGTGTCGATGGTCTCGGTGTACGGCTTCTACATCTACCGGGACGCACCGAACGTTCCCGCGGCACGCGACCTGGTGACCTCCTATCTGTCCCAGCCGGACGCGGGTGAAGACCTCAACAAGCTTCAGCAGCTCGTACCCGTACAGGAGGAGGCGATGGGCACCGTCGCCGCCCGGGACGCGGTGCTGCGTCCGTACATCGCTCAATGTGACGACGGCCAGGTGATGCCGTCGTGGCCGGAGATGCGTGCAGCGTGGCAGCTCCTCGGGCATACCGAGTACCAGGTGCTGGCCGGCGAGGGCGACCCGCGTGCCGTGGCCGGGGAAGCCGCCGAGGCCGGATGGGAGCTACTCCGGGAGGCCCGCGGCTCCGAGTAG